A part of Streptomyces sp. NBC_01235 genomic DNA contains:
- a CDS encoding ferredoxin reductase family protein, with product MTTTIAGGRAARRQTMRRIRPRRSPAVPLLLAVWAGAAGVLWLWWANTPNIADTNSKILNAGRITGLLAGYLMALVVLQMARVPALERRVGSDRVARWHAMSGRYTLCLVFAHVFLTMWGYALQAGKSLGDIVQQTIDSVNQLPDMGKAAIGTGLFLLIGLVSVGPVRRRMPYDTWYHIHLLTYGAVFLTFWHQITTGNDFAIEPTAKTAWYVLYGSVTALVVWYRIVTPLRLNLRHRLYVEAVIEETPGIVSVLIGGRKLHRMGAEAGQFFRWRFLAPGMRFSSHPYSLSAAPRPELMRITVKAIGDHSAALRELRPGTKVWAEGPYGAMTASRRSRGKVLLVAGGVGITPMRALFETLPGAAGDITLLYRANSTQDLALWDELAKIADERGARLMYAVNSPDGERPDISAESLQRKIPDIDSHDVFMCGPNGFAQGVYEALRGAGVPARRIHHESFEM from the coding sequence GTGACCACCACGATCGCAGGCGGACGTGCCGCCCGCCGCCAGACGATGCGCCGCATCCGCCCGCGCCGATCCCCGGCCGTCCCGTTGCTGCTCGCCGTATGGGCGGGCGCGGCGGGCGTGCTGTGGCTGTGGTGGGCCAACACGCCGAACATCGCGGACACCAACAGCAAGATCCTCAACGCGGGACGCATCACCGGCCTGCTCGCCGGGTACCTGATGGCACTCGTCGTGCTCCAGATGGCACGGGTGCCGGCGCTGGAGCGGCGGGTGGGCTCGGACCGGGTCGCACGCTGGCACGCGATGAGCGGCCGGTACACGCTCTGCCTGGTCTTCGCGCACGTTTTCCTCACCATGTGGGGGTACGCGCTACAGGCCGGCAAGTCGCTCGGCGACATCGTCCAGCAGACGATCGACTCCGTCAACCAGCTGCCGGACATGGGCAAGGCCGCCATCGGCACCGGCTTGTTCCTGCTCATCGGCCTGGTGTCGGTCGGTCCGGTGCGGCGCCGGATGCCGTACGACACCTGGTACCACATCCACCTGTTGACGTACGGGGCCGTGTTCCTGACGTTCTGGCACCAGATCACCACCGGCAACGACTTCGCGATCGAGCCGACCGCGAAGACCGCCTGGTACGTGCTGTACGGGTCGGTCACCGCGCTGGTCGTCTGGTACCGCATCGTCACCCCGCTGCGGCTGAACCTGCGACACCGCCTGTACGTCGAGGCGGTCATCGAGGAGACGCCCGGCATCGTGTCCGTCCTGATCGGTGGGCGCAAGCTGCACCGGATGGGCGCGGAGGCCGGCCAGTTCTTCCGGTGGCGGTTCCTGGCGCCCGGGATGCGGTTCAGCTCCCACCCGTACTCGCTGTCCGCGGCGCCCCGCCCGGAGCTGATGCGGATCACCGTCAAGGCGATCGGCGACCACAGCGCGGCGCTGCGTGAGCTGCGGCCCGGCACGAAGGTGTGGGCCGAGGGCCCGTACGGCGCGATGACGGCGTCCCGGCGCAGCCGCGGCAAGGTGCTGCTGGTGGCCGGCGGGGTCGGCATCACACCGATGCGGGCGCTGTTCGAGACGCTGCCGGGCGCGGCCGGTGACATCACCCTCCTCTACCGGGCCAACAGCACCCAGGACCTGGCGCTGTGGGACGAGCTGGCGAAGATCGCCGACGAGCGCGGGGCGCGGCTGATGTACGCCGTCAACAGCCCCGACGGGGAGCGCCCCGACATCTCGGCGGAGTCCCTGCAGCGGAAGATCCCCGACATCGACAGCCACGACGTCTTCATGTGCGGACCGAACGGCTTCGCCCAAGGGGTGTACGAGGCACTGCGCGGCGCCGGGGTCCCCGCCCGCCGTATCCATCACGAGTCGTTCGAGATGTGA